The genomic segment CAACAGCATTGAGGTCGTCCTCCCCGAAGGACAGGGCTGCTGCGGGGCCGCTGCCTTGCACACCGGGGCGCGGGAGGAGGCGCTGCGGCTGGTCCGGCAGAACCTCACCGCCTTTGACCCCGGCGAGTACGACGCGATTCTCTCCAACGCGGCGGGGTGCGGGGCGGGCCTCAAGGAATACCCGGTGGTGCTGCACGGCCTCCCGGACGAAGGGCAAGCGCAGGCTTTCGCGGCAAAGGTGCAGGACATCTCCGAGTATCTGGCGGGGCTGCTGCGCGCCGGGGAACTGGAGCCGTTCCTCCCCACGCCCCGTCCCCTCACAGTGGCCTACCACGACGCCTGCCACCTCGCCCACGCGCAGGGCGTCCGCGCCGCGCCCCGCGAGCTGCTGCGGGCCATTCCCGGCGTGACGGTCGTGGAGGTTCCCGAAGGCAACCTGTGCTGCGGCTCGGCGGGAACGTACAACCTCGAACAGCCGGAGCTAGCGAATGAACTCGGTGTCCGCAAGGCGCGGAACATTCTGTCGACCACGCCCGACCTGATCGCCAGCGGGAATATCGGCTGCCACACGCAGATTGGGAGTCATACCCGACGGCAGGGGAGCCGGGTGCCGGTGCTGCACACGGTGGAAGTGCTGGATTTGGCTTATCGGGGGGAACTGTGACGCCACACGCCGATAACCGAGCCTGCACCCATCAGGGCGTAAAAGGCCACCATCCACCAGGCACTGGCGTTCTCGGCCACCTGCGCCGCGAACCAGCCAAGCCCTGTGCACGAGAGAAACAGCAGGATGACGAGCCATATGTGCGCGGTTCTTCTCGAAAGGGGACTCATGGGGCCTCCGGGAGCAGCATACGTTCCTGGCCCTGCGAGACGGCCAAGATTGCAGAGGTGCGGGCATGACCCCCCGCAAGACCGCCCTCACTCCCGGTTCCCGTGCCCCCAAACCCCGCTCTGGCGGCACGCCTGACAATCCTCTGGCCGCCGAGCTGACCCGCAGCCTCGGCCCCCAGAAAGTCCTTTCCAACCTCTCCGAGCGGCGGAACTACCGCTACGACGCCATCCAGTTCGGGGCAACGCCGCTGGCGGTCGTGCTGCCCGAATCCACGGCGGACGTGGTGACGGCCGTGCGGGCGGCGCGGGCGGCGGGCGTGCCCATCGTGGGGCGCGGTGCGGCCAGTGGCCTGAGTGGCGGCGCCGTGCCCATGCAGACCGGGCTGGTCATCTCCTTTACCCGCATGATCCGGCTGGAGGTTTTCCCCGAGCGGCGCGAGGCGCGGGCGCAGGCGGGCGTGGTGACCCTCAGCGTGACCGAGGCGGCGCGGCCCTACGGCCTGATCTACCCCCCTGACCCGGCGAGCTTCCGCACCAGCACGGTCGGCGGCAACCTCGGGGAAAATGCGGGCGGGCCGCTGTGTTTCAAGTACGGGGTGACGGGCGACTACGTGCGGGCGCTGGAGTTCGTGGACGCGGACGGCGAGGTGCACGAACTCACCCGCGACGCCTATGACCTCGCCGGGCTGCTGATCGGCTCGGAGGGCACGCTGGGCCTCATCACCGAAGCCACCCTGCGCCTCACCCCGCCGCCGAAGTACACCCGCACCCTGCTGGCGAGTTTCGCGGAGGTGGGCGAGTGCGCCGAGGCGGTGAGCCGGGCCATCGCCACCGGAGCCGTCCCCGCCAAGCTGGAATTCATGGACGCAGCCTGCGTCAGCGCGGTGGAGGACTACCTCGCCCTGGGACTGCCGCGAGACGCCGGGGCCGTGCTGCTGGTGGACACCGACGGCGACGACCTGGACACGGTGGAGGAGGAAAGGGCGCTGGTGGAGGCCGCCTGCCGGGAGGCCGGGGGCACCGTGCGCCGCGCGGCGACCGACGCCGAGGCCGCCGCGCTGTGGCAGGCCCGCCGCAGCGTCAGCCCCGCGCTGGGCCGCATCCGCCCGCAGCGCATGAACGAGGACATCGTGGTGCCCCGCTCCGCGCTGCCGGAGGTGGTGCGCGAGATTCGGGCGCTGGGCGACGCCTCCGGGCTGCCCGTCGTGCAGTTCGGCCACATCGGGGACGGGAACCTGCACCCCAACATCCTCTACGACCCGCGCCGCGAGTCCCCGGAGGCGGTGCACGACCTCGCCCACCGCATCGCCCTCGTCGCCATCCGGCACGGCGGGGTGCTCAGCGGCGAGCACGGCATCGGCACCATGAAACGGCCCTTCATGCGCGAGGCGGTGGACCCCGTGACCCTGGGGGCACTGCGGGACGTGAAGCGGGCACTGGACCCGGCGGGCCGCCTCAATCCCGGCAAGATTCTCCCCGACGAGGAAGGGGAGACCCATGCCCATCCTTGACCTCTCACCCGGCGACCAGACCGTCACGGTCAGCGGCGACACCGCGCTGCTGGAGGTCTACGCGGCCCTGCCCCCCGGCCTCTACCCGCCGTTCCCGCCCGTGGAATTGCCCGGCGGCGTGGGCGGGCTGGTGTCACGCGGGGGCTTCGGGCAGACCTTCCCCTTCGCCTCCGACGTGCTGGGGGTGACCTTCCAGGCACCGTCGGGCCGGGTAATACGCGCAGGCGGGCGCACCGTCAAGAACGTGCAGGGCTACGACCTGACCCGCCCCTTCGTGGGCAGCTTCGGGGCGCTGGGCGAGGCGCTGGAGGTCACGTTCAGGCTGCGGCCCGGTTTGGTTGCACGGCATGTGACCGCTCACGGCTCGCTGGACACATTGGGTCACCTGACCGCCCGCTTCGCCTGGGAGGACGGCGGCGAGGTCCACCTCTTCCACTTCGGCCACGCGCGGGAGGTGGAGCGGGCGCTCGCGGTGCTGCCCGGTGGCCGCGAGCTTCAGGCCCCCACAGACCTGCGCCCCCGCTTCCCCGATGGAATGGGGGTGGGGGAGGGGGCCACCCTGCGTGACCGCCGCTTCGGGTGGGTGAATGGGGGTGGGGTGCCGCCGATGCCCCCCCTGTTCACCCGGCTGGTGGCAGCCCTCTAACTAGACTCGCCCGTCCGCGTAAATATCCGCCCGGCTCGGCGGAATCGGCACCTGCCGCCGCTCGTCCGGCTTGGCGAGCAGCGTCTGGAAGATGCTGAGGTGGCCGTGGGAGAAGTAATACCCGCAGGCGTTGAGGTAGATGCGCCACAGCCGGTAGCGTTCCTCGCCGAGCGCGGCCAGGGCCTCGTCCTCCCGCGCTTCCAGCCGCCTCGCCCACTGTGCGGTCGTGCGGGCGTAGTGCTCGCGCAGGTTTTCCACGTCGCGCACCTCAAAGAGGGCGGCGTCGGCGTATTTCAGCGTCTCCCAGATCGGCAGCAGCTCGCCGTCGGGAAAGACGTAGCGCCGGGCGAAATTGCCCGACTGGATCACCATCGGCACCCGCGCCTGCCCCAGCCCGTCGGCAATGGCGTGGTTCATCATCAGGCCGCCCGGCTTCAGCACCCGGTAGGCGGCCGCGAAGTACTCGGGCATGTTGCAGCGGCCCACATGCTCGGCCATGCCCACGCTGCTGATCTTGTCAAACTCGCCCGTCACGTCCCGGTAATCCCGCAGCTCCAGCGTGACGAGGTGCTCCAGCCCGGCGGCCTTCACCCGCGCCCGCCCCTCGTGCAACTGCGCTTCGGAGAGGGTCACTCCCAGCACCGAGACGCCGTACCGCTGCGCCGCGTAGATCGCCAGTCCGCCCCACCCGCAGCCGATATCCAGCAGACGCTCGCCTGCTTGCAATCTCAGCTTGCGGCAGATCAGCTCCAGCTTAGCCTCCTGCGCCGCGTCCAGTGTCTCGGTGCCCGTGGGAAAGTAGGCGCAGGAATACACCATGCGGTCGTCCAGCCACAGCTTGTAAAAGTCGTTGGACACGTCGTAGTGGGCCTGCACCGCCTGCTTGTCCCGCTCGCGGCTGTGCGCCTCGCCGTGGAGCTGGGCCAGCGGCTTAGGCGGCTTCGTCCCCACCCCCCGGCGCAGCAGGGCCACGTCGCGCAGAAGACTTGCCACTTGTGCGGGCGTGAACTGCGGGTTCAGCGTGTCCGCCAGTCCCACGACGGCTCCAAAGTCCCCCTCGATGTCGAAGTCGCCGCGCAGGTACGACTCGCCCAGTGCCACGTCTAACGGGAGGTTCAGCATCCGCCCCAGCGACTCGGGCGAGTTCAGGGTCAGGCGGGCGGTGGGGTCAGGTACGCCCGCAGGCAGCTCCTCGCCGTTCCAGAACTGCACGGCGAAGGGGCGGTCGGACGGCAGGACGGCGCTCAGCACGCGCCGGGCCGCGTCCAGCAACTGTTCTTCGCTGGGGCGCACGCGCGAGCGGGCCACCACGACCGCGCCGAGCATGGTCAGCACGGCCGCGAGGCCCATCGTCTGCACGGAGGTCGCGGGGGAGGGGTCGGGGCGGCGGGCTTGCGGGGTCTTGGGGGGCATGGGGCCTCCTGGGGGTGAATCAGAGATGGGGGAACTCGGCCCAGCATAGGGAGGGCAGGCGCGGCTTCGGCCCGCCCCGCCTTCACCGGGGGCTATGCTTTGCCCCACATCCCCACTCCCGGAGGCACCCCATGACGAATCCCCCAGCCGGACCCGGCCGCGCCCGGCAGACGCGCCTGTACGTGCGCGGCCTCGGCGGCGAGCGGCCCGCCGTCCCCGTGATTCCCGAACGCCTTCAGGCGGCGGCCAAGGCCAGGATGAGCCCCGCCGATTTCGCCTACGTCGCGGGCGGGGCCGGGGCCGAGCGCACCATGCGGGCCAACCTCGCCGCCTTCGAGCGGGTGCGGCTGATGCCCCGCCGCCTCAGCGGAACCCGCGAACGCGACCTCGGGGTGGAACTGCTGGCCCTCTCGCTGCGGTCGCCCCTGCTGCTGGCCCCCATCGGCGTGTTGGAAGCGGCACACCCGCAGGCCGACCTCGCCGTGGCCCGCGCCGCCGCCGCCGAGCGCGTACCGTTCATCTTCTCCTCACAGGCCTCGGTGCCGATGGAGACGTGCGCGGAGGCGATGGGCGACTCGCCCCGCCTTTTCCAGCTCTACTGGGGCACCGACGACGAGGTGACCCGCTCCTTCGTGCGCCGGGCGGAGGCGTGCGGAGCGGCGGCCATCGTCCTCACGCTCGACACGACGCTGCTGGGCTGGCGGCCCCGCGACCTCGACCTCGGCAGCCTGCCCTTCCTGCGCGGGCGCGGGCTGGCACAGTACCTCAGCGACCCGGTGTTCCGCTCACGGCTGGGCACGCCACTTCCCGCCCCAGACGTGCAGCCCCCGCGCACCCCCGCCCTGATCCGCACCGGGGCCGACCTCGCCGCGAAGGGCCGTGCCTTTGGCCTCAGCGCCCGGCAGATGCGCTCGGCCGCCGCCCGGTTCACCGCGACCTACACCCGCCCCGACCTCGGCTGGGACGACGTGAGCCGCCTGCGCGAGTGGACCCGGCTGCCCATCGTGCTCAAGGGCATCCTCCACCCCGACGACGCGCGGGAGGCCGTTCGGCGCGGGGTGGATGGCCTGATCGTGTCCAACCACGGCGGGCGGCAGATCGACGGCGAGGTCGCGGCGCTCGACGCCCTGCCCGGCGTGGTCGCAGCGGCGGGGGACCTCCCCGTGCTCCTCGACAGCGGCGTCCGCACCGGGTCGGACGTGGCGAAGGCCCTCGCGCTGGGCGCACGGGCGGTGCTGCTGGGGCGGCCCTACGTGTACGGCCTTGCCATCGCGGGGGAATCGGGCGTGCGTGAGGTCATAGGGAACGTGCTGGCCGAATTTGACCTCACCCTGGGCCTGCTCGGACTGACGGCGGCCCGCGATCTTGGACCGGGGGCGCTGGCCCCTTCACATGGTCTTGACCTTTCGCCCTATTCTGGAGGGCGTGAGAACTAAATTTGCCCTGACTGCCGCCCTGCTGCTGGGTGCGGCGGGTGCCCAGACCGTCGAGCTGCGGATTCTCGAAACCACCGACCTCCACACCGCCGCGCGTGGCTACGACTACTACCAGGACAAGCCCACCGGTGAGTTCGGGCTGGAGTACACCGCCACCCTGATCAAGCAGGCCCGCGAGGAGAAGCGCAACACGCTGCTGTTCGACAACGGCGACCTGATTCAGGGCAACCCGCTGGGCGACTTCG from the Deinococcus sp. NW-56 genome contains:
- the glcF gene encoding glycolate oxidase subunit GlcF translates to MQHDIPVPALGPQGEVMAHAVDACVHCGFCLPACPTYALLGDEMDSPRGRIVLMKEVLEGTLPLADAAPHLDRCLGCQACVTACPSGVPYGELITSFRGWSEPQRERSPLDRAKRAGILKILPAPKVFSVAARVGQYAKPLAPLLPAALRAPLDLLPERVPAMQPQPPVTPARGKRRGRVAFLAGCAQQALTPNFNAATLRVLARNSIEVVLPEGQGCCGAAALHTGAREEALRLVRQNLTAFDPGEYDAILSNAAGCGAGLKEYPVVLHGLPDEGQAQAFAAKVQDISEYLAGLLRAGELEPFLPTPRPLTVAYHDACHLAHAQGVRAAPRELLRAIPGVTVVEVPEGNLCCGSAGTYNLEQPELANELGVRKARNILSTTPDLIASGNIGCHTQIGSHTRRQGSRVPVLHTVEVLDLAYRGEL
- a CDS encoding FAD-binding oxidoreductase; translated protein: MTPRKTALTPGSRAPKPRSGGTPDNPLAAELTRSLGPQKVLSNLSERRNYRYDAIQFGATPLAVVLPESTADVVTAVRAARAAGVPIVGRGAASGLSGGAVPMQTGLVISFTRMIRLEVFPERREARAQAGVVTLSVTEAARPYGLIYPPDPASFRTSTVGGNLGENAGGPLCFKYGVTGDYVRALEFVDADGEVHELTRDAYDLAGLLIGSEGTLGLITEATLRLTPPPKYTRTLLASFAEVGECAEAVSRAIATGAVPAKLEFMDAACVSAVEDYLALGLPRDAGAVLLVDTDGDDLDTVEEERALVEAACREAGGTVRRAATDAEAAALWQARRSVSPALGRIRPQRMNEDIVVPRSALPEVVREIRALGDASGLPVVQFGHIGDGNLHPNILYDPRRESPEAVHDLAHRIALVAIRHGGVLSGEHGIGTMKRPFMREAVDPVTLGALRDVKRALDPAGRLNPGKILPDEEGETHAHP
- a CDS encoding FAD-binding oxidoreductase, producing the protein MPILDLSPGDQTVTVSGDTALLEVYAALPPGLYPPFPPVELPGGVGGLVSRGGFGQTFPFASDVLGVTFQAPSGRVIRAGGRTVKNVQGYDLTRPFVGSFGALGEALEVTFRLRPGLVARHVTAHGSLDTLGHLTARFAWEDGGEVHLFHFGHAREVERALAVLPGGRELQAPTDLRPRFPDGMGVGEGATLRDRRFGWVNGGGVPPMPPLFTRLVAAL
- a CDS encoding cyclopropane-fatty-acyl-phospholipid synthase family protein, which translates into the protein MPPKTPQARRPDPSPATSVQTMGLAAVLTMLGAVVVARSRVRPSEEQLLDAARRVLSAVLPSDRPFAVQFWNGEELPAGVPDPTARLTLNSPESLGRMLNLPLDVALGESYLRGDFDIEGDFGAVVGLADTLNPQFTPAQVASLLRDVALLRRGVGTKPPKPLAQLHGEAHSRERDKQAVQAHYDVSNDFYKLWLDDRMVYSCAYFPTGTETLDAAQEAKLELICRKLRLQAGERLLDIGCGWGGLAIYAAQRYGVSVLGVTLSEAQLHEGRARVKAAGLEHLVTLELRDYRDVTGEFDKISSVGMAEHVGRCNMPEYFAAAYRVLKPGGLMMNHAIADGLGQARVPMVIQSGNFARRYVFPDGELLPIWETLKYADAALFEVRDVENLREHYARTTAQWARRLEAREDEALAALGEERYRLWRIYLNACGYYFSHGHLSIFQTLLAKPDERRQVPIPPSRADIYADGRV
- a CDS encoding alpha-hydroxy-acid oxidizing protein; this translates as MTNPPAGPGRARQTRLYVRGLGGERPAVPVIPERLQAAAKARMSPADFAYVAGGAGAERTMRANLAAFERVRLMPRRLSGTRERDLGVELLALSLRSPLLLAPIGVLEAAHPQADLAVARAAAAERVPFIFSSQASVPMETCAEAMGDSPRLFQLYWGTDDEVTRSFVRRAEACGAAAIVLTLDTTLLGWRPRDLDLGSLPFLRGRGLAQYLSDPVFRSRLGTPLPAPDVQPPRTPALIRTGADLAAKGRAFGLSARQMRSAAARFTATYTRPDLGWDDVSRLREWTRLPIVLKGILHPDDAREAVRRGVDGLIVSNHGGRQIDGEVAALDALPGVVAAAGDLPVLLDSGVRTGSDVAKALALGARAVLLGRPYVYGLAIAGESGVREVIGNVLAEFDLTLGLLGLTAARDLGPGALAPSHGLDLSPYSGGREN